The Gemmata palustris genome includes a region encoding these proteins:
- a CDS encoding nuclear transport factor 2 family protein, with translation MTAQLPTAAAAYVRTINERDPDGFIALFAEDAVVDDAGREIRGREAIREWAAHDIFAANVTLEVRNVSGTDGDATITGKVDGTFDRTGLPDPLIMTFRVAVDRGKISGLTCRLAAG, from the coding sequence ATGACCGCGCAATTACCCACGGCGGCAGCGGCCTACGTCCGAACGATCAACGAGCGTGACCCGGACGGGTTCATCGCCCTGTTTGCAGAGGACGCGGTGGTGGACGACGCCGGGCGGGAGATCCGAGGCCGCGAGGCAATCCGGGAGTGGGCCGCCCACGACATCTTCGCAGCGAACGTCACCCTTGAGGTGCGTAACGTGAGCGGCACCGACGGCGACGCCACGATCACGGGGAAGGTGGATGGCACGTTCGATCGGACTGGGCTACCCGACCCGCTCATCATGACATTCCGCGTGGCGGTCGACCGCGGCAAGATCAGCGGGCTGACGTGTCGGCTGGCGGCTGGGTGA
- a CDS encoding phosphatase domain-containing protein has translation MNDPVIEPIRELAVLVAQQGHKIILVSGRSDAVQQETKEWLGRNGVPYSELHMRPAGDYRQDFIIKSEILDNLLAAGNEIAFVVDDRPSVVAMWRERGLTCLQCRDWDEAKPAKPGILTLMVGTSGAGKTTWLQSEEAEGDYGIDPSHVISSDQFRRELCGDFRDQTKNDAVFAAVHAVAKTRLGHGLPTVIDATHLRRKDRMESVRLANGGPVLRLDRPPD, from the coding sequence GTGAACGATCCGGTTATCGAGCCGATCCGCGAGTTGGCGGTTCTCGTCGCCCAACAGGGCCACAAGATCATCCTCGTCTCCGGCCGCAGCGACGCGGTTCAGCAAGAAACGAAAGAGTGGCTCGGCCGCAACGGAGTGCCGTACTCCGAGCTACACATGCGGCCCGCGGGCGACTACCGGCAGGACTTCATCATCAAGTCCGAGATACTCGACAATCTCCTCGCCGCAGGTAACGAGATCGCCTTCGTGGTGGACGACCGTCCCAGCGTGGTCGCCATGTGGCGCGAGCGCGGGCTGACGTGTTTACAGTGTCGCGATTGGGACGAAGCCAAGCCGGCGAAGCCCGGCATCCTCACGCTGATGGTCGGCACGTCGGGCGCAGGTAAGACGACGTGGCTGCAAAGCGAGGAGGCCGAAGGCGATTACGGCATAGACCCATCGCATGTGATCAGCAGCGACCAATTCCGACGCGAACTGTGCGGCGATTTCCGCGACCAGACCAAGAACGATGCAGTGTTCGCTGCCGTTCACGCGGTCGCCAAGACACGTCTCGGGCACGGACTGCCGACAGTGATCGACGCAACCCACCTTCGCCGCAAGGACCGAATGGAGTCTGTTCGCCTCGCCAACGGCGGGCCGGTGCTACGTCTTGATCGACCGCCCGATTGA
- a CDS encoding DNA methyltransferase: MRRKGGIQTPKPEALIERIIHIASNPGEIVLDSFAGSGTTGAVAHKMGRRWIMVELGALPYAHHSPPHQSCRWPRLGRRYRSHWLERRGRFPLLPTRPSLLMKDKWSQWVISKEYNAAMLSEALLQA, from the coding sequence ATTCGGCGAAAAGGCGGCATTCAAACGCCAAAGCCCGAGGCACTCATCGAGCGCATCATTCACATCGCCTCGAATCCGGGCGAGATAGTACTCGATTCATTCGCGGGCTCGGGCACGACGGGGGCGGTTGCACACAAAATGGGGCGGCGGTGGATCATGGTCGAGCTGGGAGCATTGCCATACGCACATCATTCCCCGCCTCACCAAAGTTGTCGATGGCCAAGACTCGGGAGGCGTTACAGATCTCACTGGTTGGAAAGGCGGGGGCGGTTTCCGCTATTACCGACTCGCCCCTCGCTACTCATGAAGGACAAGTGGAGCCAGTGGGTCATTAGCAAGGAGTATAACGCGGCAATGCTGTCTGAGGCCCTGCTGCAAGCTTGA
- a CDS encoding IS1 family transposase, which translates to MWSFVGSKGDVHWVWVALDLGTRRVLAMVLGDRSAATAQRLWDAPARVPDRGHRVHRLPRLVPWRDPTRPASTRGQDTGLTAHIERFWLTLRQRCARLVRKTLTFSKCPRNHLGALWYFIRLYNESRH; encoded by the coding sequence ATGTGGAGCTTCGTGGGTTCCAAGGGTGATGTCCATTGGGTCTGGGTAGCCCTGGACTTGGGCACCCGGCGGGTGCTCGCAATGGTTCTCGGGGACCGGTCCGCAGCCACGGCCCAACGGCTCTGGGACGCGCCCGCGCGGGTACCGGACCGGGGTCACCGTGTACACCGACTTCCTCGCCTCGTACCGTGGCGTGATCCCACGCGCCCGGCATCGACCCGTGGGCAGGACACGGGCCTCACCGCCCACATCGAACGGTTCTGGCTTACCCTGAGACAACGATGCGCCCGACTCGTGCGCAAGACTCTCACGTTCTCCAAGTGCCCCAGGAACCACCTCGGCGCCTTGTGGTATTTCATACGCCTGTACAACGAATCCCGACATTAG